In Candidatus Roseilinea sp., one DNA window encodes the following:
- a CDS encoding aldehyde dehydrogenase has product MIARYASLLDKLGLREVNFGACGDGHWINDRDGSELVSYDPTTNVPIARVIQTTPASYDVVVRQAQNAFMEWRLRPAPKRGEMIRDLGDALRELKEPLGDLVSLEMGKIRVEGHGEVQEMIDICDFAVGLSRQLYGLTMHSERPAHRMYEQWHPLGPIGVITAFNFPVAVWSWNAAIAAVCGDTVVWKPSLLTPLCAIAVQHICNRVAADHNAHGVFNLVIGPNEAVGEAMLNDARLPLISFTGSTAVGRHVAETVARRLGRTILELGGNNAIIVTEDADLDLAIRAIVFGAVGTAGQRCTTTRRLIVHKSIAPELTRRLQLAYAQASQRLGDPLSPETLVGPLVTPQAVQRYCEALQEAIAQGGEILAGGRARPDIGPNFVEPTLIKMPWQTPVVRRETFAPILYLVEYETLDHAIYLNNEVPQGLSSAIFTNNLRASEQFLSAAGSDCGIANVNIGTSGAEIGGAFGGEKDTGGGRESGSDAWKAYMRRQTNTINYSRDLPLAQGIKFEA; this is encoded by the coding sequence ATGATAGCCAGATACGCTTCTCTCCTCGACAAACTCGGGCTGCGCGAGGTCAACTTCGGCGCCTGCGGCGACGGCCATTGGATCAACGACCGCGACGGCAGCGAATTGGTCTCCTACGACCCAACCACGAACGTGCCGATCGCCCGCGTGATTCAGACGACGCCGGCCAGTTACGACGTCGTCGTCCGGCAGGCGCAGAACGCCTTCATGGAATGGCGGCTACGTCCGGCCCCCAAGCGCGGCGAGATGATTCGCGACCTCGGCGACGCACTGCGCGAGCTGAAAGAACCGTTGGGCGACCTGGTCTCGCTGGAGATGGGCAAGATTCGCGTCGAGGGGCACGGCGAGGTGCAGGAGATGATTGACATCTGCGACTTCGCCGTCGGCCTCTCACGCCAGCTCTACGGCCTGACGATGCACTCGGAGCGGCCGGCACACCGCATGTATGAGCAGTGGCATCCGCTCGGGCCGATCGGCGTGATCACGGCGTTCAACTTCCCTGTGGCCGTGTGGTCGTGGAACGCGGCCATCGCCGCGGTGTGCGGCGACACGGTGGTGTGGAAGCCGTCGTTGCTCACGCCACTGTGCGCGATCGCCGTGCAGCACATCTGCAACCGCGTGGCCGCCGATCACAACGCGCACGGCGTCTTTAACTTGGTCATCGGGCCGAACGAGGCGGTGGGCGAGGCGATGTTGAACGACGCGCGGCTGCCGCTGATCTCGTTCACCGGCTCTACGGCGGTGGGCCGGCATGTAGCGGAGACCGTGGCGCGCCGGCTGGGGCGAACCATCCTCGAGCTGGGCGGCAACAACGCTATCATCGTGACCGAGGATGCTGACCTCGACCTGGCCATACGGGCGATCGTGTTCGGTGCGGTGGGCACGGCCGGTCAGCGCTGCACCACCACTCGCCGGCTGATCGTCCACAAATCCATCGCGCCGGAGCTCACGCGCCGCCTGCAACTTGCCTATGCGCAAGCCAGCCAACGCCTGGGCGATCCGCTGTCGCCGGAGACATTGGTCGGCCCGCTGGTCACGCCGCAGGCCGTGCAGCGTTACTGTGAGGCGCTACAAGAGGCGATAGCCCAAGGGGGTGAGATCCTCGCCGGCGGGCGCGCGCGACCCGACATCGGCCCCAACTTCGTCGAGCCCACCCTCATCAAGATGCCCTGGCAGACGCCCGTCGTCCGGCGCGAGACGTTCGCCCCGATCCTCTATCTGGTCGAATATGAGACGCTCGATCACGCCATCTACCTGAACAACGAAGTGCCGCAGGGGTTGTCATCGGCCATCTTCACCAACAATCTGCGCGCCAGCGAGCAGTTCCTCTCGGCAGCCGGCTCGGACTGCGGCATCGCCAACGTCAACATCGGCACGTCGGGCGCGGAGATCGGCGGGGCGTTCGGCGGCGAGAAGGACACCGGCGGCGGGCGCGAGTCCGGCTCGGACGCCTGGAAGGCTTACATGCGCCGGCAGACCAACACCATCAACTACTCGCGCGACCTGCCGTTGGCGCAGGGCATCAAGTTCGAGGCGTGA
- a CDS encoding N-acylglucosamine 2-epimerase yields MKRLIRSSLVALVVVIAACAAPVSSPPVAPAGLPDGQRWLRHLNEELLPFWTSEAALGDPLGNFPSTRCNDGSRVDRTNPCPEVGRNPWLMMDRNYVVAMSRQTYGYGVAFHLTGDPRYLRYAKAGVDYLRRNAFDRQTGSAFTYRDNQTGAWGPKPAYRNPQELAYALLGVGFYYYLIRYADVLPDILKAKDYIFKRYYNPELNALQWMLESTGDAQATDKRLTAQLDQLNAYMVLLTPLLPELQRTEWKQDMTRLVRSLMDEFYSPEDNLFFLRANSPEEKSSRVAETDFGHTIKAFWMIRFVGQMTDQPDLVEFAEASGARVLERAFLAEAGSWASSVRRGGALNPDKEWWIYAELNQFAATMAVKDPVYARYLPPATDYYFTHFVDHVHGEVWTALEARTDRPPADALPKAWPWKSAYHSFEHALVGYITAQQLYGAPVVLYYAFDQTPDSTTIYPYFFRASAFRLDVRVEDGLAIYRVEFSKVR; encoded by the coding sequence ATGAAACGACTCATCCGTTCGTCTCTGGTCGCACTGGTCGTCGTAATCGCTGCCTGCGCCGCGCCGGTGTCGTCGCCACCGGTTGCGCCGGCCGGCTTGCCCGATGGTCAACGCTGGTTGCGTCACCTCAACGAAGAGTTGCTGCCGTTCTGGACGAGCGAGGCCGCGCTGGGCGATCCGCTCGGCAACTTTCCCTCGACGCGCTGCAACGACGGCAGTCGGGTGGATCGCACCAACCCGTGCCCCGAGGTCGGTCGTAACCCGTGGCTGATGATGGATCGCAACTACGTGGTGGCTATGTCGCGGCAGACCTACGGCTACGGCGTCGCCTTTCACCTGACCGGCGACCCGCGCTACCTGCGCTACGCCAAGGCCGGCGTGGACTACCTGCGGCGCAACGCCTTCGACCGACAGACCGGCAGCGCGTTCACCTATCGGGACAACCAGACGGGCGCGTGGGGGCCGAAGCCGGCCTACCGCAACCCGCAGGAACTGGCCTATGCGCTGCTCGGCGTCGGCTTCTACTACTATCTCATCCGCTACGCCGATGTGCTGCCTGACATCCTGAAGGCGAAGGACTACATCTTCAAGCGCTACTACAACCCGGAACTCAACGCGTTGCAGTGGATGCTGGAATCCACCGGCGACGCGCAGGCGACCGACAAGCGCTTGACGGCGCAGCTCGACCAGTTGAACGCCTACATGGTCTTGCTCACGCCGCTGTTGCCAGAACTGCAGCGCACCGAGTGGAAGCAGGACATGACGCGGCTGGTGCGCAGCCTAATGGACGAGTTCTACTCGCCGGAGGACAACTTGTTCTTCCTGCGCGCCAATTCGCCGGAGGAGAAAAGCTCGCGCGTCGCAGAGACCGACTTCGGCCATACCATCAAGGCGTTCTGGATGATTCGCTTCGTCGGGCAGATGACCGACCAGCCCGATCTGGTCGAGTTCGCCGAAGCCAGCGGCGCACGCGTCCTGGAGCGCGCCTTCCTTGCCGAGGCGGGCTCTTGGGCGTCGTCCGTCCGCAGGGGTGGCGCGTTGAACCCGGACAAGGAGTGGTGGATCTACGCCGAGTTGAACCAGTTTGCGGCGACGATGGCGGTGAAGGATCCGGTCTATGCGCGCTACCTGCCGCCGGCGACCGACTACTACTTCACGCACTTCGTGGATCATGTGCACGGCGAAGTGTGGACGGCGCTGGAGGCGCGCACGGATCGCCCGCCGGCGGACGCCCTGCCCAAAGCCTGGCCGTGGAAGAGCGCTTATCACTCCTTCGAGCACGCGCTCGTGGGCTACATCACGGCGCAGCAGCTCTACGGCGCGCCGGTCGTGCTGTATTACGCCTTCGACCAGACGCCGGACAGCACGACGATTTACCCGTATTTCTTCCGCGCGAGCGCGTTCCGGCTCGACGTGCGCGTCGAAGACGGCCTGGCGATCTATCGGGTCGAGTTCAGCAAGGTGAGGTAA